The following proteins come from a genomic window of Nostoc sp. TCL26-01:
- a CDS encoding GtrA family protein: MKTSSKFIKYAIVGALGTFTHIGLLTLLVEILTLPPVISSSAAFIVVVIISYWLNYRWTFRSKSKHRRALLRYSIVSLFGFSLNLGIMYLIVNVLHLWYLIGQIIAIIFIPISNFFLNSRWAFKA, encoded by the coding sequence ATGAAAACAAGCAGTAAATTTATTAAATATGCAATAGTTGGAGCGTTAGGAACTTTCACTCATATAGGTTTGCTAACATTGCTAGTAGAGATTTTGACTTTACCTCCTGTAATTAGTTCATCTGCCGCTTTCATAGTTGTAGTTATAATTTCTTATTGGCTGAATTATAGATGGACTTTCCGATCAAAAAGCAAGCATAGGAGAGCTTTGCTTCGTTATTCAATAGTCTCTTTATTTGGCTTCAGTTTAAATTTAGGAATTATGTATCTGATAGTTAATGTTTTACATTTGTGGTATTTAATTGGGCAAATAATAGCAATTATTTTTATACCTATAAGTAATTTTTTTCTTAATTCAAGGTGGGCATTTAAAGCATGA
- a CDS encoding glycosyltransferase family 2 protein has protein sequence MYSQPTLNVVIPVYREGNHLNVVIQEVIAALEKVTNKESYQIILIDDGSPDNTWDVIKQISQDYPILKAVRLSRNFGKECALCAGLEMAKGDAVIIMDGDLQHPPHLIPEMVSIWQKSDADIVEAIKISRGNESFSSKIGAEIFYAILNQLSGYNLKGASDYKLLDRKVVNAWLRMGERNLFFRGMTAWLGFQRIKIPFEVASRISGRSRWSTLNLMKLAITGVTSFSSLPLHLITFSGCLFLTFAIILGLQTLFFKLTGRSVDGFTTVILLLLIIGSLIMISLGIIGLYLARIYEEVKCRPRYIISEIIDEM, from the coding sequence ATGTATAGCCAACCTACGTTGAATGTTGTAATTCCAGTATATCGAGAGGGGAATCATCTAAATGTAGTTATTCAAGAGGTGATTGCAGCATTAGAAAAAGTAACCAACAAAGAATCTTATCAGATTATATTAATAGATGATGGATCTCCAGACAATACATGGGATGTTATAAAGCAAATATCTCAAGATTACCCAATATTGAAGGCAGTGCGTTTAAGCAGAAACTTTGGTAAAGAATGTGCTTTATGTGCTGGCTTAGAAATGGCTAAAGGTGACGCAGTAATTATCATGGATGGAGATTTACAGCATCCTCCACACTTAATTCCAGAGATGGTGAGTATTTGGCAAAAATCTGATGCCGATATAGTAGAAGCTATCAAAATATCTCGTGGGAACGAGTCTTTTAGCAGCAAGATAGGTGCTGAGATTTTTTATGCAATATTGAATCAACTATCTGGCTATAATCTTAAGGGTGCATCAGACTACAAGCTTCTTGATCGTAAGGTGGTAAATGCTTGGCTAAGAATGGGAGAGCGTAATCTTTTCTTTCGTGGTATGACGGCTTGGCTAGGATTCCAACGCATAAAAATTCCTTTTGAGGTTGCATCTCGCATTAGTGGCAGATCAAGATGGTCTACTCTTAATTTAATGAAACTTGCTATTACTGGAGTTACATCATTTTCATCATTACCACTACATTTGATTACTTTTTCTGGTTGCTTATTTTTGACTTTTGCCATCATACTAGGATTGCAAACTCTGTTTTTTAAGTTGACAGGACGATCAGTTGACGGATTTACTACCGTAATTCTTCTTCTTCTCATTATTGGAAGTTTAATCATGATTAGCTTGGGTATCATTGGATTATATCTCGCCAGAATATATGAAGAAGTTAAATGTCGCCCTCGATATATTATTTCAGAAATAATTGATGAAATGTAA